The following are from one region of the Nicotiana tomentosiformis chromosome 7, ASM39032v3, whole genome shotgun sequence genome:
- the LOC138895486 gene encoding uncharacterized protein: MVELYPDDFDEFRMSALENQFASYIIDVRDFDERFFNLNSLSDLSKRLVKTNKHSVYPLVFLLVKLALLLPVATTTIERAFSAMKFIKNDLWSRMDDEYLGSYIVPYVEREVFSTTSNESIIKLFKETKPCRVQF, encoded by the coding sequence ATGGTTGAATTGTATCCTGATGACTTCGATGAATTTAGGATGAGTGCTCTTGAGAATCAGTTTGCGAGTTACATTATTGATGTTCGTGATTTTGATGAAAGGTTCTTCAATCTAAATAGTCTTTCTGATCTTTCAAAAAGATTAGTTAAGACAAATAAGCATTCAGTTTATCCTCTTGTATTCCTCTTAGTGAAACTTGCGTTGCTTCTGCCTGTTGCCACTACAACTATTGAAAGAGCTTTCTCGGCAATGAAGTTTATCAAGAATGACTTGTGGAGTCGTATGGATGATGAATATTTAGGCAGTTACATAGTGCCTTATGTAGAAAGAGAAGTATTTAGTACTACTTCTAATGAGTCTATTATAAAACTATTTAAAGAGACGAAGCCTTGTCGAGTACAATTCTAA